One window from the genome of Erwinia sorbitola encodes:
- a CDS encoding hydantoinase B/oxoprolinase family protein: MAIDGRNLQILANYCAAAADAMAFTLMRTAHSTFVKETEDFSCQIVSREGMAFASPRSFGAPWYSGIDYGPVLELIDGYQEGDICITNDSYAGNVATHSPDIHIWKPVFHNGKIACFVVGHIHNTDVGGAVPASLSRSLTEIVQEGIRIPPLKIISGGVLNHEVARIMRLNVRAPEQNWGDFNAQIASVNIGERKVQEIIARFGIDDFLTGIEGILDYAEQQARGIISTIPDGDYFYADYADEDGEGGYPCRIAVTLRVKGDCLELDYTGSDPQLMSSLNMPTGGRERHPLALVGVTYVLSTLDRSLLLNAGTLRPTRAILPPGTIMNCEAPAAVGMRSLTCAMSQIATVGAFSLAMPERLPANSPGGNSIINIRTVDGLNRSVVASLGPVGGGAGGTPKHDGPDGSGGLSAFLKNTPIEINEAEVPVRFLRYGLAADSAGAGEYRGGLSTEMAFEVFAPNTTITARNRNRSVFSSAGAAGGRAGSTSWFRTEHADGRITEHGNTDVIHCGPGDVVAIKGPGAGGYGLAKNRRVQAVLHDVQCGFLTEQAAREQYGVALQQGEIDEVGTARLRAAMPEHNGEHFDVGEERRTFEALWTRERYQLLTAFLAQQPIVWRHFLKHQVFAAVQAGEGSELALEQQMSGVFTALKQRFPGLNVSSKT; the protein is encoded by the coding sequence ATGGCAATTGATGGTCGTAACCTGCAAATTCTCGCCAACTACTGCGCAGCGGCTGCCGATGCGATGGCGTTTACTCTGATGCGCACCGCGCACTCCACGTTTGTAAAAGAGACGGAAGATTTCTCCTGTCAGATTGTCAGCCGTGAAGGTATGGCCTTTGCCTCACCGCGCAGCTTTGGTGCGCCCTGGTACAGCGGCATCGATTATGGCCCGGTGCTGGAGCTGATTGACGGCTATCAGGAAGGGGATATCTGCATCACAAATGACTCCTACGCCGGAAATGTGGCGACTCACTCGCCGGATATCCATATCTGGAAGCCGGTGTTTCATAACGGAAAGATCGCCTGCTTTGTGGTAGGCCATATTCACAATACCGACGTTGGCGGGGCGGTACCTGCTTCGCTGTCGCGCTCGTTAACGGAAATCGTGCAGGAGGGGATCCGTATTCCGCCGCTGAAAATTATCAGCGGCGGCGTGCTTAACCATGAAGTGGCGCGCATTATGAGGCTGAACGTGCGGGCGCCCGAGCAAAACTGGGGTGACTTTAATGCACAGATTGCCTCGGTCAATATTGGCGAGCGCAAGGTGCAGGAAATTATCGCCCGCTTTGGTATCGATGATTTCCTGACCGGCATTGAAGGCATTCTTGATTATGCTGAACAGCAGGCGCGCGGCATTATCAGCACCATTCCGGACGGGGACTATTTCTATGCGGATTACGCCGATGAAGATGGTGAGGGTGGCTATCCGTGCCGTATCGCCGTGACGCTGCGGGTAAAAGGCGATTGCCTGGAGCTGGATTATACCGGGAGCGACCCGCAGCTGATGTCATCGTTGAATATGCCGACCGGCGGGCGTGAACGTCATCCGCTGGCGCTGGTTGGCGTAACCTATGTGCTCTCTACCCTCGACCGTTCGCTGTTGTTAAATGCCGGAACGCTGCGCCCGACGCGCGCTATTCTTCCGCCGGGCACCATTATGAACTGCGAGGCTCCGGCAGCGGTAGGCATGCGCTCCCTGACCTGCGCGATGTCGCAGATTGCCACCGTCGGTGCCTTCTCTCTGGCGATGCCGGAACGTCTGCCCGCCAACTCACCGGGCGGTAACTCGATTATCAATATTCGTACCGTAGACGGATTGAACCGCAGCGTAGTCGCTTCGCTTGGCCCGGTGGGCGGTGGCGCGGGTGGAACGCCAAAACACGATGGGCCGGACGGTTCTGGCGGTCTGTCGGCATTTCTGAAAAACACGCCAATCGAGATTAATGAAGCGGAAGTGCCGGTGCGCTTTCTGCGCTATGGTCTGGCAGCCGACAGCGCAGGAGCCGGGGAGTATCGCGGCGGGCTGTCCACCGAAATGGCTTTCGAAGTGTTCGCACCAAATACCACTATTACCGCGCGCAACCGCAACCGCTCGGTGTTTTCATCTGCTGGCGCGGCAGGGGGACGGGCAGGGAGCACATCCTGGTTCCGCACCGAACACGCCGATGGACGGATAACTGAACATGGTAATACCGACGTGATTCACTGCGGCCCGGGCGACGTGGTGGCGATCAAAGGCCCGGGGGCTGGCGGATACGGGTTGGCGAAGAATCGCCGGGTACAGGCTGTTTTACACGACGTGCAGTGTGGGTTCCTGACGGAGCAGGCGGCGCGGGAACAGTATGGTGTGGCGTTGCAGCAGGGTGAGATTGATGAAGTCGGCACCGCCCGACTGCGTGCGGCCATGCCAGAGCATAATGGCGAACATTTTGATGTAGGTGAGGAGCGGCGTACATTTGAAGCGCTCTGGACGCGTGAGCGTTATCAACTGCTGACGGCGTTTCTGGCACAGCAACCGATTGTGTGGCGCCACTTCCTTAAGCATCAAGTCTTTGCCGCAGTGCAGGCAGGGGAAGGCAGTGAACTGGCATTGGAACAGCAGATGTCAGGGGTATTTACCGCTCTGAAGCAGCGTTTTCCTGGCCTGAACGTCTCTTCAAAAACCTGA